The genomic region TGGCGTAAGCTCGGCCCATTCCGACGCCCCATTTCGTATCACCGGAAATACTGTTCGACGATAAACACTTTCTCCTTTGTTGTGAGAACAATAATATAAGTGTCATTCAGTATTATTTCATAACGACAAAATCAATTCACGCGTATGGTTGAATAAAGAGCCTTATTTTACGTGAAGCGTGTTACATCGGTAGTGACGacgttcattattttataattttaatctaattataatataaactcagtttagatttattattattattattattattattaatgtttacaatTAAGAAAATGTATTCAAACTAAAACCGAGATTATGTCCCGACAGTCTTTTTTCGGGATAGCCTATTGAGATTCATAGCTGGAATTGAGTACAGTTCTATAAAATGTAGTACGTATAGCAACCTTACTCCATATCGAACCAAAGGACTTACCGCGTTTATAAAGTTGAGAGCCTCACACAAGATGTAACAGTATGCATAAATGTTGTTGAGGTGCATTGTTTCAAGGATGTACTGCACAAGTTTGGTctgcttttccttcctttcttctgtGGTTACTGTTGTTGCCCCCCGCAAGCCATCGGTGATCTTTCGGATTCTGCCGTCTTCGTAATTCTTCCATAGCCAGTGTGGGGCGTAGAATAGTATTGCCTGCAAATGATTTTTGTTCAGttgttatttaaacatttattgaaatatcctTTTGTACGCCATAAATTATTCACTGCGATGAGTTGTGTAAGCCTGTACAACCATAATGGAGTTATGTTGGTATGGAAATAGGATGGAAACGGAAGTATACACGAAAGAAACTTGTCATAGCAGTGTTCTTATCCTTCACATATAAATTCTGCTGCAAATCGAACTCCAGGTTCTTTTAAGAGGATAAATTACGTTAATTGCCCGGACTACGTCTGGGCCAAAGTTAATAAGACCTAAATGCTTAGGCCTAtacctatataaataaattatgcatTGAGTGAAGGATGAAATCattcaataggcctactgtattgggATTAGACGCAGCCAAGTCACTAATGAATCCAAGTACCTTCTCCAGAAAAAAACTAAcgttgtgaataataataataataataataataataataataataataataataataataataataataataataataataattttggtgGTGGAAATTGAACGCTCAATGGAtgtgatttttttacttggttatttagcgatgctgtatcaactacgaggttatttagcgtcaatgggattggtgatagcgagatattattTTGGCGAAAAAAGGCCGAGGACTCGCTATAGATTAGGTctacctgacattcgccctacggttgaggaaaacttcgggaaaaacccaaccaaataatcagtccaagtaggaatcgaacccacacccgagcgcaactccggatcggcaggcaagcgccttagccgatctaactacgccggtggccacaGATGTGCTGTCTGCTGGTTACGGCCCTGTTTCAGAAGGAGTCGAACTAAGTTTCTTATTAGAACCCGTGATTTAACTCTAATCAGTTACACTTTTTATTAAATAAGTGAAGTGCAATTGGATACTTCAAGTAACGaaggtgctaagtgccaaaataaTGAAACTGAGATacataaaaaactgttttttttttatagataaaGGTTCCACAGTacatataaggaaatttaactaaatgatttttcagtgcatcaatatgttggtaatgattacttgtaacaaaatataatgcgCACTATCATGAGATAacacttttatcatccagtctggtgtcaaaaaatcttaaagttagaatttataaaacagttatattaccggttgttctttatggttgtgaaattttgactctcactttgagagaggaacataggttaagggtgtttgagaataaggtgcttaggaaaatatttggggttaagagggacgaagttacaggagaatggagaaagttacacaacacagaattgcacgcattgtattcttcacctgacataattaggaacattaaatccagacgtttgaggtgggcagggcatgtagcacgtatgggcgaatccagaaatgcatatagagtgttagttgggaggccggagggaaaaggacctttgaggaggccgagacgtagatgggaaggtaatattgaaatggatttgagggaggtgggatataatggtagagactggattaatcttgcttaggatagggaccgatggcgggcttatgacggcaatgaacctccgggttccttaaaagccagtaagtaagtaagtaagtaatcatgaGATAACACATTTCTTACGAAATATCTTCTATAGTCCACATTGAAAATAGATTCTCTTGCTTTCACTATTAATACACATATTCATAATCTTAATAAAATCAAACCAAAATAAATCAAATCACaacgaaataaataacttaaattacatcTCGATGGAGCTATTGGACAAATTGAActatgtaaaattaatataattgtcTCGCAATAGATAGGCTAGAGAGAGAGAGGTTTACCTATCGAAGCAGACCTGAGTTCattgacttcttacatctgtattatgagaagaaagagcggtgtgttagcggcgatgttgccagactgctgaaacttcaacttaattttctaatttaccgtgcatttaatcacataaggtaatacaggttttctattcatttataagtgtactctatcgtccctttcagtcTAAAgacttatttcacttccactctgtataggccCTGTGCATCAAgttcaattaaatttttttcgTGAATACGGAATAAATTAACGAAAGAACAAACGCAAATATGTCGATACTTACTTGGAAGATGAGGGCAAAAGGCACCCACTGGTAGTAGGAGTGGTATTCTGCGTTGTCTTCTGGGGTCGTTGGTCCGACTCCAGGAAAAAGGATCTTCGTTCCCACACCGTATTTCTGATGCCTGTGAGCCGGTATTGTGAAGGTGGCCGAGATCCAGCAGTAAGAATTTGGTACATTTGCATTTGATTCAAATGCCTTGTCCCCAATGCAATCTATAGGTTTccctataataaatattttatacttattagaAAAAAAGTGACTcatgtactgttctccaatcaggagataaaccgtgaaaggaatgtgcttactattgcgtcatctattggaaagaagtaggtagataatattaccgttataacgtcagtttaaaaaccatgcgctctcctgcatatgttatttcctgtatgaagagattaaaagaccaggagtgctattcgtagacatttcgcagcacacgctacgagcgtactaagctagccccggctatccactggttacttgtacagaattcaaatcatatcctatagctaacactggtttatgaatacgaaaaacgctgatcatccaccggaaacccgcgctaaaaatgtctatgaatacggccctaggagtttaacagtgatctaattttgtaactagggtagtatcaatatgtgtgtatcaatgttatggtttgtgctatgagagctagccaatagagataagaatacccacgtgtgtgaccttatgacatcttatgacatcaacattcattcacagcattaccccgcttcgtctcattccccaaagactttctcgtggttggagtacagtagttcaGCGTCGACTACAAAGCCAGCGATTCCACAAGTGAAATGGAAATGTATCCTTCTTCCATAGAGACTGATGTTATGCCCCCTTATTCTTATACTGTGCCTTGCGACATGCTTACGAAATGGCAGGAGAGTTGCGTTGCTTGTGAAATATCTTGTGTTCGTTAAGCATAATTATTCAGTACCAAAAAGTCACAACTGCTtgtgaaagtaaaataataataataataataataataataataataataataataataataatacaaaatattggCCCAGTTCGAAGTTCACACACAGattttaaattcgcatttataAAGAACCTAATAATACAAAGCGACGAGAAACATGGTATGTACTGTGTAGCTTGCAAGATCGTTGTATGGACAGTTCTTTCTAGCTCATTAACGGTAGACTGCAGCCGCAGGCGGAGGGATTCTTTTGTGCCTTCAGACTATAACGACAAAAAGCAATTATACGAGGAAAATCCTTCATGAAAATGTTGATGACAAGTTGAGCATGCCACGTCACAGGCGTCAATATTCCTCATGTCATTTTTGAATCCCAGACTCTTTGCCCTCATtgattacactaacaaacacaaaaCCCGTTTTCTTGGCTGACACAGCTGCACCACTTACAAGCAACCTTAACAAATATTTGTAGTTGGCGTATGAAATCAGTTAGGCTACGTTGCTCCAGAAGGAGATCTAATTACATTGTATGTATTCttatgaaaaaggaaaataaataataggcctacatcccTGTTAAGAAAACTCTAAtaacaaaattgagattttttcaCGTATCAAGGTcaatttttttagttagttatttaacgacgctgtatcaactacgatgttatttagcttcgatggaattggtgatagcgaaatgatatttgacgagatgaggccgagggttcgctatagattacctgacatttgctttacggttgggaaaacttcggaaaaaatccacccaggtaatcagcccaagcgtgaatcgaacccgcccccgagcgcaactccggatcgacaggcaagccgactgggctacgccggtggctatggcGAGTCAGAAAGAAGCATTTTCGCTTGGCGAAGTACTCACGACTCAGCATTTTGTCTTTTGGAATCTCAATGAATAATTCTTTCCTGAGTCTTCTTGTACttcggcctgaataatttatccatgtTGAGTCGTTCTAAGAAGATGAATATCgtccacagtggtaaatctcaaacgagatgCCATGTTTTAACACCAAATTTGCCTACGGTAAACTTTCTTCACGTGCACGTTATCCGTCTAGAGATAGCGAATCCACTATTGAAATAAAGTGAAgtgaatggctctgattggctctttcatcaatgGCGTCAACACAGCCTTTAACCGTTTTTAGCGTACCCGTAAGGTGCGAAAACTCTCTTATTTTTAGGTACTCTCCTAGTGCTTCTGTGGATTTTCTTCATCGGATTCTTCTCCAGTggcattctttaattattactgtTCATTTCGAAGCCTTTTGGTGTTCTTTTCCTAAATGTTATATTGCTGTTGAACAACACTCTAGGCTTACTTACTATACCCGTTTTCAAGATGTACTTACCAATGAGGGTATTAGCCGTGCAGAGGATGCAAGAGGCGATAAGGATGATAGCGGTGGCTCGGTAGTGAAATCTGAACACCAAATTATCTATGACCTCCTTGTCCGCGATGGACTTGAGTTTGATGAATGAAGAAGTTGCAGAAAGTTGCTCAAGAACTGACATCTTGGCAACTGCAAGTTTTTGTGCCTAATCTCTGCaatttagaataaaataagttagtAACATCTATACCTTCACACTGCTCTGTTTTATACCTTGTGGCATACTGACTAGGGCAGGCGTGGGGATTTGTACGTTACCTTGAGCAATCTTCAGTTACCTAGCGTTCTCCTTCTACTCCCGCAATTCTGTTCATCATGGACACAAGAATCGATCAGTGGCGTACAATGCGTAAACTACTTTTACATTAATGTAAGCAGAAAGAGGCTTACACCAAGCCCTGGTCTAGGACCTTGATTTAAGTCCATATTATGTGTGGTTTTTCCGTGACATCACTTATTTTTACAGGGACACACGACTAGTCTCATAACAACACTATGTCAAACATAATACAGATGTCGTAGATATCACagaatcataatgataatgagcAAACGTTCATATCCCattcaggattcgaaccatgaccGTTGCTTCCAAATGTCGTTAAAGTTACATCTCAGCTTCCTTGCTATATATTGGTTTTATCATCTCTGATTTCTATTTAATTCACTgaataacattttttgttttgttgaagTCACGATTTAGTTAGTTTGTACAGCGATCGACATTAAATGCAGTAGAACTCCAATTAATCGAACTTCAAATATCCGGATCACGTTTCAGaacagtttgaaattgtttattcaaagaaagttacatatgtttaggttttttatttcatgtactgtactaccatacataagtaaagttctgttctgtatggaatatgaagagttcttataattttaatccgtttaaaattctatgtattttgtttgaatatgtgtAACTTTGTTTATTATAAACTGTTGGCCTATAGTCATTTTGCACTTTTAATACATGCAGTAGCTTACTACTGTTGTTTCTAGACTCTTTTCATTTCCGACCCAATTATCCGGATTCCTGCATATCCGGACCATACTATCCCTATTAGTCCGGATAATTAGAATTCTACTGTACACGAAGTAACTGGTGACTTAACAATACATTATTACGGTTTTATATGATGTTAATACTAACACGACATGTTTTATCTAATACATAAATGTGATCGGTTTGTTGCTAACACTTTTACGCATGACCAGCAAAAGGTTTTCTGCGCTCTTCTGGAAATATGAAAAGTCCCATTCATAAGGTACCTGTACGGACATTTGTAAGGCATAATTTATTACGCTCAAAGATAGAATGATGACTAGCGCAGTTGAATTTTGACGTGGTTGGCTGTTGAGTTTTGCTTgatatttgtaatttagagataGGGTtctcgtaaatctacgacacagtTTTTCAGGCTCTATTGTTGAAGGAAGTAATgccagtgatttttattgccCTTAGAAATCCACTGTTTACTTCTGGGTTTGAACTCGTAAACCTCAGATCCAGTGGCAAGCACGGTAACCGCTCGACCACTATAAATGAAAAGGGAAATAATGTAAGTTGCAGTGTgataatttttcttaaaaactGAATTAAGTTAACACAGAATGGCGgtatattttaaattaacctaatcctaatatttatattttttcttctgtaagtgTTTATATTGAGTATCTATCAGTCAGTGCGTCCgaaaaatgtacaataaaatatatagacttTATCAATTATAACATGTGATTGTTAAAAGATAATACATTTAATACATTAGATTATAATTTACTCTACTTAGCTCTTCAGTGAGTTTCTTCCCTCAGATAGTCATACTCAAAATCTACGAGTTATTATCCGGGAATCGTgagcatgaaatataaacatttacttacttacttacttacttacttactaacttacttactggcttttaaggaacccggaggttcattgccgccctcacataagcccgccattggtccctatcctgagcaagattaatccagtttctaccatcatatcccacctccctcaaatccattttaatattatcttcccactacgtctcggcctccccaaaggtctttttccctccggcctcccaactaacattctatatgcatttctggattcgcccatatgtgctacatgtcctgcccacctcaaacgtctggatttcatgttcctaattatgtcaggtgaagaatacaatgcgtgaagctctccgttgtgtaactttctccattcccctgtaacttcatccctcttagccccaaatattttcctaagaaccttattgtcaaacacccttaatctctgttcctctctcaaagtgagagtccaagtttcacaaccatacagaacagccggtaatataactgttttataaattctaactttcagattttttgacagaagactagatgacaaaagcttctcaaccgaataataacacgcatttcccatatttattctgcgtttaatttcttcccgagtgtcatttatatttgttactgttgctccaagatatttgaatttttccacctcttcgaaagataaatctccaatttttatagttccatttcgtacaatattctggtcacgagacataatcatatactttgtcttttcggg from Periplaneta americana isolate PAMFEO1 chromosome 15, P.americana_PAMFEO1_priV1, whole genome shotgun sequence harbors:
- the LOC138715250 gene encoding innexin inx3-like codes for the protein MSVLEQLSATSSFIKLKSIADKEVIDNLVFRFHYRATAIILIASCILCTANTLIGKPIDCIGDKAFESNANVPNSYCWISATFTIPAHRHQKYGVGTKILFPGVGPTTPEDNAEYHSYYQWVPFALIFQAILFYAPHWLWKNYEDGRIRKITDGLRGATTVTTEERKEKQTKLVQYILETMHLNNIYAYCYILCEALNFINAIGNIYFIDKFLGNVFLTYGTKVIDYAGLDQENRTDPMIEIFPRVTKCTFNMYGPTGTVQTHDLLCILPLNILNEKIYIFMWFWLIFLAVMSGLALIYSLAITFSPIIRKLILESRFKYKVPGAIHAIVSRTKHGDFFFLHLLGRNLCTMTFHEILNDFSSELGDYKHIL